A region of the Gemmatimonadota bacterium genome:
GTGGCGCAGGCGGTCGTGCTTATCCTGCTGATGCGGAAGCTGGGGCGCTCGTCACAGGGGGCCGACGGGACCGGCGTCGTCTTGCCCGGGGCCGGTCTGCGGGAGGTGTTCGAGGGCGCCTCCGGGTAGGCGATGAGTCTGGATCAAACGCTCAGCGTGCTCGCGCATGCCTGCTGAAGACCTGGCCCGCACGCAGCTTCTGCTGATCGTCAACGTCGTCGTAGTGCTGATGGTGGTCGGCGCGGCGATCGGGGTGGCCTACGCGCTCGTTAGGCGCGCAGTGCGCGCCAAGGTCGAGGCCGAGCGGCTGGCGGCGATGGGAGTCGCGTCCGCCCGCATTCTGCACCAGGTGAAGAACCCCGTCGCGACGATCCTCATGCAGGGCGAGCTGCTCGGCGAGGACGCCACGCTGACCGAGCCGGTAGAGCGCAGGCAGGCGGCGGACGAGATCAGCGCGGCGGCCGGCCGCGTATCCGCTTTGTTGCACGACCTGTCCGCGTATGCCTCGGGACAGGCTAGGCAGATCACCCCGACGCCGATGGCGCTCGCCCCGCTGCTGGAGGACGCCGTGCGAGGGGCCCTCGCCGCCCGCCCCGATTCGGCGCCGCCCGAGCTGGCGATCGACGACGGGCTGTGGGTCCACGCCGACGGCCACATGCTGCATCAGGCGCTCGACAACGTAATCGGCAACGCGCTGGAGGCGATGAGCGGGCAGGGCCGCCTGCGGGTGTCCGCGGGCCGGCGCGGGGGCGATGCGCTCATCCGGATCGCGGACGAGGGACCCGGTATCCCCCCCGACCAGGTACGCCGCGTACTGGAGCCGTTCGTCACGAGCAAGCGCACGGGCATGGGGCTCGGCATCCCGATCGCTCGGGACGTCGTGGAGGCCCACGGCGGCCGCTTCGAGCTCCGCTCGAAGGTGGGAGAGGGCACCACGGTGACGATGCTCATCCCGCTCGCCGGGAGCGGGTAGTCCGGCTCAGAACGCGCGGCCGGGATGCGCCGACAGCTCCGCGATCAATGCATCGGCCTCAGCCCGGGCGGCCTCCAACGCGCGCCACAGAGCGCCGTCGCTCTGCAGCCGTGACAGGGCGCCGTTGGGGTCGTCCAGCGCCGTCGCAAGTGCCTCGAGTCGGGTCCGCACCACCTCGATGGAAGCGGGCAGGCTTTCGCGCAGCGCCCTCATTTCGGCCCTGTGTGCTTCCGGCCCGCGCAGCGCCTCCCGGGCGTCGGCCAGAAGAGTTCCCATTCGTCCGAGCCCCTCGGTGAGCTGTTCCAGGTCACCGGCGAGCTCGGTCCGCCTGGCCGCGGCGCGGGAGGCCGTTTCCAGGAAGCGGTCGAGCAGCACGCCGACGTCGCCGGCCTGCTCCCCCAATTGGTCGAGGCGCTCGAGGCGCTCTGCGCCGGCATCGGCCACGGTCTGCACCTGGCCGAACAAGTCGCGCATCCCCCGTGCCAGAGCGCCGAGCTGCGCCACGACCTCCTCGGGCCTGCTCGAAGGAGCGACCCCCCAGACGGTGTCCGCCGGAGTGAGCTCGGCGCCGGGCCCCGGAAGAAACTCTATGATGTCGCCGGCGGTCGGGCTCGCCGCCGCGAGGCGCGCGGTGCTGCCGGCGCGCAGCACGTCGCGAATGGACGCCGGAAACTCCACCTCGACCACGATGCCGCCGGTGCGCACGTCGGTGGCGCGCAGCAGGTCCACGCGCGTCACGCGGCCGCTCTCGCGCCCGGCGACCCACGCAGGCGCCCCCGGCCGTACGCCGCCCCCTTCGGGGAGCGCCGCGACCACCACGTACGTTCCGCGCACGACGCGCTGGATGTCGTTGTAGAAGAAGATCGCGAGGGCCACGCCGGCGAGCGCGGCGATGAGCAGGAAGCCGCCCCAGGGCACCTCGCGTTCGCGGTCTCGGGCCATGCGCTACCGGTGGGCAGGAAAGGTGAATGCGCGGCCAACGTAGGGGCCCCCGAAGCCGCCCGCCAAGGGCCGATCGCCCGCGCGCCGGGGTAGACAGCCATTTCGGGCTCCGGCTATGATGGGTGCGTGAAGCGCTTCCTGCTGGACTCGACGGCCTGGCTCGGTCGGTCCGCCACGGACGTCGCCGGCGGCTTCGGCCGGTTCGGCGCCTTCGCAGCCCGCGCGGGGCGTGCACTCCCCGATACCCGCACCTGGCTGCGGCTCCTGGCCGATCAGATGACCCGCATCGGGGTCGACTCGATCCCCATCGGCGTGTTCATCGCGGCGTTCACCGGCATCGTGCTGGCGCTCCAGGCGTCCTACACGTTCACCGGCGCGGTGCCGCTCTACTTCGTCGGCGCGCTGGTCCAGAAGACGATGATCCTGGAGCTCGGCCCGGTCCTGGTGGCGCTCGTACTGGCGGGCCGCATCGGCGCCAACATCGCCGCCGAGCTCGGCACGATGCGCGTCACCGAGCAGATCGACGCGCTCGAGACGCTGGCCTACAACCCGTACGCCTACCTGGTCGTCCCGCGCGTGCTCGCCGGCACGCTGATGCTGCCGGTCGTGGTCGCGTTCGCCGACGCCGTGGGAATCCTCGCCGGCTGGATCACGGCTCTGAACCTGCTGGACATGACCTCCGCCGAGTTCGTGAAGGGACTGCGGCTGTTCTTCGAGCCGTTCGACATCAGGTTTTCGCTCCTCAAGGCCTCCTCGTTCGGCTTCGTCATCACCGCCATCGGCTGCTACTTCGGCTTCCACACCCGGGGCGGCGCCGAAGGCGTGGGCACGGCGACGACCAGCACGGTGGTGGTCTCGGCCATGGTGATCCTAGTGCTCGACGCCTTCTGGGCGGCGGCGCTGCTGTAGGGGTGGCGGCGTGAGCATCGAGATTCGCGAAGTGCACAAGGCGTTCGGGTCCAAGCGCGTGCTGGCGGGCGTGGACCTGGACGTGCGCGAGGGCGAGACGATCGCCGTGATCGGCTACTCGGGCGCCGGCAAGTCCGTGCTCCTCAAGTCCATCGTCGGCCTGCTCGAGCCGGACCGGGGCACAGTCACCGTGGACGGCCGTCTCGTCGGCGAGATGGATCAGTTGGAGTTGGACGCCATGCGCAGGGCGATCGGCTACGTCTTCCAGTTCGCGGCGTTGTTCGACTCCATGACCGTAGCGGAGAACGTGGGCATGGGGCTGCGGCGCATGCCGGAGATGGATGAGGGGGGCATCGATCAGCGCGTGGAGGAGTCGCTGGCCGCCGTCGAGCTGGAGGGATACGGATCCAGGCTACCCTCCGAGCTTTCGGGTGGGGAGCGCAAGCGCGCCGGGTTGGCGCGGGCGATCGCGACCCGGCCCAAATACCTGCTGTACGACGAGCCGACCACCGGCCTGGACCCGGTCACGACCGCCGTGATCGACAGCCTGATTCGCAAGATGGAAGAGGAGCTAGGCGTGACGAGCGTTGTGATCACCCACGACATGACCAGCGCGCGCCGCATCGCACACCGGATCGCCATGCTGTACGAGGGCGCGATCCGGTGGGTGGGGACGCCGGCCGAGCTGGATGCGACCGCCGATCTGGTGGTGCGCGCGTTCGTCGAGGGACGGCCGGATTTGGCCGGGGAGGCGGCGTGAGCAAGGTAGAGCGCAGGCAGCGGCGCAACGACGTGCGCGTGGGCCTGGCCATCCTGGCGGCGCTCGCGCTGGCGGTGGTCGGGACTCTGTGGCTGGCGGGAGGGGGCTTCGGCCGCGAGGACCGGGAGCTGCGCGCGCAGTTCCGCGGAGTCGGGCAGGTCATCGACGGCTCGCGGGTGAAGCTGCGGGGCGTGGAGATCGGCCGGGTCAGCGGCATCGAGCTGCTTCCCTCGGGCGACTTCGCGATCGTGTCGATGCACGTCAATCCCGATGCTCCGCTCCCCTCGAGTCCGGTAGCAGTAGCCTCGCCGCAGGACTTCTTCGGCGACTGGCAGGTGACGATTACGGATCGCGCGAGCTTCCCGGTGGGCGACTTCACCGAGCCACTCGAGCAGGGGATCATGCCAGCCTTCGCGCTGCCGGACGTGGGCGAGCTCACCGGCGTGGCGGATCAGATCGCCGACAACCTGGCCGTGCTGAGCGACCGTGTGGAACTCGCGTTCACCGAGGAGACTGCGATCCGTGTGCGTGAGGCGATCAACAACCTCCAGGAGGTGACCCAGGGTCTGACCGACCTGGTGAGCAGCCAGCAGGGGAACTTCGACGAGCTCGCGGAGGACCTGTCGAGCATGACCGAGACGCTCTCGGAGACGGTCGACGCCGTGAGCCGGGTCGCCTCAGAGGTCGAAACCGCGCTCGCCGGCGGCAAGGTGCAGGAGATCGTGGACAACGTCTCCAACGCCACCGAGCGCATGGACTCGCTGACCTCCGCCCTGGTGTCGGTGAGCGGCGACTTTGCGCGCACGATGGCGTCGGCGGACACGGCGCTGGCGGCGGTCGCCGACGTCCTCACCGCCGTCAACGAGGGCGAGGGCACGGTGGGGCAGCTCTTGCAGGACACCACCCTGTATGGGCGCATCGTGCGCTCCACCGAGCTGCTGGAGCTGCTCCTGGACGACATCCGGCGCAACCCGCGCCGCTACATCAACCTGGAGATCTTCTGACGATGGCGGGCGCGGCACCGCCCGGAGCGCCGCCCGCCCGCTCGACCCTGGTCGTCGAGAAGTACGGCGGCACGTCGGTGGCCGACGCGGGCCGCATTCGTCGCGTCGCCGAGCGCGCGGCCGCGCGTCAACGCGCGGGAGGGCCGCTGGTGATCGTGGTGTCGGCGATGGGCGGCACGACCGACGACCTGCTGGGACTGGCGCGCGGCGTGGCGGCCGATCCGGCGGCGCACCCGCGCGAGCTGGACATGCTGCTCACCGCCGGCGAGCGCGTGTCCATGGCGCTGCTCGCCATGGCGATCGAGGACGCGGGCGGGCGCGCCATCAGCTTCACCGGCTCGCAGGCCGCCATCATCACCGACGACCGGCACGCCGCGGCGCGCATCCGAGAGGTCCGGGCGGAGCGCGTGCGCGCCGAGCTGGAGGCGGGGCGCGTCGTCATCGTGGCCGGCTTCCAAGGCGTCAGCGCGGGCCGCGAGGTGACGACCCTCGGCCGCGGAGGCAGCGACACCACGGCGGTGGCGCTGGCGGCCGCGCTGGGGGCCGCTAGGTGCGATATCTTCACCGACGTGGCCGGCGTCTTCAGCGCGGACCCGCGGCGCGTACCGGACGCCCGCTTGCTCCTCCGCGTATCGTACGAGGACATGACCGAGCTCGCGGCGGCGGGCGCGCGGGTGCTGCACCCGCGCGCGGTGGAGGTGGGGAGACGGTTCGCGGTGCCCATCCGTGTCGCGCCGGCCGACGATCCTTCGCGGGACGGAGGAACCTTGATCACGACCAGCGACTCCATCGAGGGGATGTCCCTGACGGGGCTGGCCAGCGACGACGGCTACGCCCAGCTCATCCTGCGCGGGCTGGCCGATGGGCCGCGCACGACCGCGCGCCTGCTCGTGGCGCTGGCCGACGCCGGCGTGAGCGTCGACATGGTAGCGCACGCGGATCGGCCCGACGGCCGCCGGCAGGTTCAGCTGTCGCTGCGCGAAGCGGAGTTGGACGAGGGC
Encoded here:
- a CDS encoding HAMP domain-containing sensor histidine kinase, translated to MPAEDLARTQLLLIVNVVVVLMVVGAAIGVAYALVRRAVRAKVEAERLAAMGVASARILHQVKNPVATILMQGELLGEDATLTEPVERRQAADEISAAAGRVSALLHDLSAYASGQARQITPTPMALAPLLEDAVRGALAARPDSAPPELAIDDGLWVHADGHMLHQALDNVIGNALEAMSGQGRLRVSAGRRGGDALIRIADEGPGIPPDQVRRVLEPFVTSKRTGMGLGIPIARDVVEAHGGRFELRSKVGEGTTVTMLIPLAGSG
- a CDS encoding MlaD family protein produces the protein MARDREREVPWGGFLLIAALAGVALAIFFYNDIQRVVRGTYVVVAALPEGGGVRPGAPAWVAGRESGRVTRVDLLRATDVRTGGIVVEVEFPASIRDVLRAGSTARLAAASPTAGDIIEFLPGPGAELTPADTVWGVAPSSRPEEVVAQLGALARGMRDLFGQVQTVADAGAERLERLDQLGEQAGDVGVLLDRFLETASRAAARRTELAGDLEQLTEGLGRMGTLLADAREALRGPEAHRAEMRALRESLPASIEVVRTRLEALATALDDPNGALSRLQSDGALWRALEAARAEADALIAELSAHPGRAF
- a CDS encoding ABC transporter permease, with protein sequence MKRFLLDSTAWLGRSATDVAGGFGRFGAFAARAGRALPDTRTWLRLLADQMTRIGVDSIPIGVFIAAFTGIVLALQASYTFTGAVPLYFVGALVQKTMILELGPVLVALVLAGRIGANIAAELGTMRVTEQIDALETLAYNPYAYLVVPRVLAGTLMLPVVVAFADAVGILAGWITALNLLDMTSAEFVKGLRLFFEPFDIRFSLLKASSFGFVITAIGCYFGFHTRGGAEGVGTATTSTVVVSAMVILVLDAFWAAALL
- a CDS encoding ATP-binding cassette domain-containing protein; this encodes MSIEIREVHKAFGSKRVLAGVDLDVREGETIAVIGYSGAGKSVLLKSIVGLLEPDRGTVTVDGRLVGEMDQLELDAMRRAIGYVFQFAALFDSMTVAENVGMGLRRMPEMDEGGIDQRVEESLAAVELEGYGSRLPSELSGGERKRAGLARAIATRPKYLLYDEPTTGLDPVTTAVIDSLIRKMEEELGVTSVVITHDMTSARRIAHRIAMLYEGAIRWVGTPAELDATADLVVRAFVEGRPDLAGEAA
- a CDS encoding MlaD family protein, producing the protein MSKVERRQRRNDVRVGLAILAALALAVVGTLWLAGGGFGREDRELRAQFRGVGQVIDGSRVKLRGVEIGRVSGIELLPSGDFAIVSMHVNPDAPLPSSPVAVASPQDFFGDWQVTITDRASFPVGDFTEPLEQGIMPAFALPDVGELTGVADQIADNLAVLSDRVELAFTEETAIRVREAINNLQEVTQGLTDLVSSQQGNFDELAEDLSSMTETLSETVDAVSRVASEVETALAGGKVQEIVDNVSNATERMDSLTSALVSVSGDFARTMASADTALAAVADVLTAVNEGEGTVGQLLQDTTLYGRIVRSTELLELLLDDIRRNPRRYINLEIF
- a CDS encoding aspartate kinase, coding for MAGAAPPGAPPARSTLVVEKYGGTSVADAGRIRRVAERAAARQRAGGPLVIVVSAMGGTTDDLLGLARGVAADPAAHPRELDMLLTAGERVSMALLAMAIEDAGGRAISFTGSQAAIITDDRHAAARIREVRAERVRAELEAGRVVIVAGFQGVSAGREVTTLGRGGSDTTAVALAAALGAARCDIFTDVAGVFSADPRRVPDARLLLRVSYEDMTELAAAGARVLHPRAVEVGRRFAVPIRVAPADDPSRDGGTLITTSDSIEGMSLTGLASDDGYAQLILRGLADGPRTTARLLVALADAGVSVDMVAHADRPDGRRQVQLSLREAELDEGTRVCEDALRAADGERIDTRRGLARVTLVGAGMHDRPGVYATAYDALYAADVEVLGVSTSSVSISLLVPAERRDDTLKLLHAAFHLSAVEAERPA